A window of the Bdellovibrio svalbardensis genome harbors these coding sequences:
- a CDS encoding YggS family pyridoxal phosphate-dependent enzyme, whose protein sequence is MALKKVLAELGSCKLLAVSKLQPAHKVHSLYEDGQRSFGENYVQEAIEKIEQLNSLPDIEWHLIGHLQKNKAKQVVGKFHLIHSVESLALAQALSRQCEAKKIEQNILIQVNLAQEETKSGFDKETVVKQWAELTQLPHLKIYGLMTMPPLTETGEEVRPYFRELRELREELKKQTNTQVHPMTELSMGTSHDYLVAIQEGATIVRLGTILFGERPAKR, encoded by the coding sequence ATGGCTCTAAAGAAAGTTCTCGCAGAATTGGGATCCTGTAAATTGCTGGCAGTTTCGAAGCTGCAGCCTGCACATAAAGTTCATTCACTTTATGAAGATGGTCAGCGCTCATTTGGCGAAAACTATGTGCAGGAAGCTATAGAAAAAATCGAGCAGTTAAATTCACTTCCCGATATTGAATGGCACCTCATTGGCCACCTCCAAAAGAATAAGGCCAAACAGGTTGTTGGAAAGTTTCATCTCATTCATTCCGTGGAAAGCTTGGCACTTGCCCAGGCCTTAAGCCGTCAATGCGAAGCCAAAAAAATTGAGCAGAATATCTTGATTCAGGTGAATCTGGCCCAAGAGGAAACCAAAAGTGGCTTCGACAAAGAAACAGTCGTTAAGCAATGGGCTGAACTCACCCAACTGCCCCATTTGAAAATTTATGGCCTGATGACCATGCCGCCACTAACCGAAACAGGTGAGGAAGTACGTCCTTATTTTAGGGAACTCCGCGAGCTTCGAGAAGAGCTTAAAAAACAAACAAACACCCAAGTTCACCCGATGACTGAGCTGTCAATGGGCACGAGCCATGATTATTTGGTGGCTATTCAAGAGGGAGCAACCATTGTGCGTCTTGGGACTATTTTGTTTGGCGAACGCCCTGCCAAAAGGTAG
- a CDS encoding pyrroline-5-carboxylate reductase family protein: MNPLLKSQKIGFLGAGNMAQAMIKGLIEGGIPAKHICATNRSEGKLIKLKEQYQITTFANNEELIDYCDIIILAVKPQDLLTALEPVGRAFDEHKIVISVAAGVRMEKLERVLNGARLCRVMPNTPSLIGRGVIGYLLNDDEDAALESTVEDLFQPLGRVIKVADEDQFEALMISCSSGTGFVFEMMMYWQDWIEEHGFSVEEARLMTIETFVGASLLAAQAREGVEDLQARVTSKKGVTAAGLQSMRELEIERALRISFEKAAMRNKEMAREIK, from the coding sequence ATGAATCCACTGTTAAAATCTCAAAAAATCGGTTTCTTGGGCGCGGGTAACATGGCACAAGCCATGATCAAAGGCCTCATCGAAGGCGGCATTCCGGCAAAACACATATGCGCCACCAACAGATCTGAAGGAAAGTTGATCAAACTTAAAGAGCAGTATCAAATCACCACCTTCGCCAACAACGAAGAACTGATCGACTACTGCGACATCATTATCTTGGCGGTCAAACCTCAAGATCTTCTGACAGCACTTGAACCAGTCGGCCGCGCTTTCGATGAACACAAAATCGTCATCAGCGTCGCTGCCGGTGTGCGCATGGAAAAACTCGAAAGAGTTCTCAATGGCGCAAGACTTTGCAGAGTTATGCCCAACACTCCCTCACTGATTGGCCGCGGTGTTATTGGTTATCTTCTCAATGATGATGAAGATGCAGCCCTCGAGAGTACTGTGGAAGATTTGTTCCAACCCTTGGGTCGCGTGATCAAAGTGGCGGATGAGGATCAATTTGAAGCCTTGATGATCTCTTGCTCAAGTGGAACCGGATTTGTTTTTGAAATGATGATGTACTGGCAAGATTGGATTGAGGAACATGGCTTTTCCGTGGAAGAAGCCCGCCTTATGACAATTGAAACATTTGTCGGTGCTTCTTTGTTGGCCGCACAGGCCCGCGAAGGGGTTGAGGACCTGCAAGCTCGTGTTACGTCCAAAAAGGGAGTGACCGCAGCTGGACTTCAGTCCATGAGAGAACTCGAAATCGAACGAGCTTTGCGCATCAGCTTTGAAAAAGCAGCGATGAGAAACAAAGAAATGGCCAGAGAAATCAAATAG